CTCAGCGTGCTCACAGCCTGTACTGAAGCCAGTGCTCTGAGCTGTGCATCTGCTGGCATTTCTAGAAAAATGGCATGGCAGGGAGGCAAACAGCCCATAGCTCAGCGAACAGAGCCCATGGTGCCTACTCAGTGTGATCCCTGGGAACTTAGGGGCCAGCATCCTgcagcccagcacacagagcctgcggTACATACCCAGTAGGACCTCTGGGGCTCGGTAGTGCCTGGTGGAGACAATGGTGCTGTGATGCTCATGATCAAATGTTGCACTGCCAAAATCAACCACTCTGATGGCCGTGCTCTTCACGCTCCGCTCATCTCGCTTcttggagagagggagagagaagggaccAGTTACACAGGAGTTTCACCAGGCAGCCTCAGCCCCTTGCACAGCAGGGCACCACAAAAATGGATCGCTTTGGAGGAGCATCATTAGGCCTGGCACTTGTCCTTCCACTCCTGCCCACCCACAAGCGCCAAGGCTGCTCTCACCAGCTCTCAGAGCACCCTGGGACCACTGCTGTCTGTTTACAGAAGATGAAGGCAACTCACGTGATAACTGGGCCCTGAACAGACACAGGAACCCTATCAGTTCCATCCCATCCACCTCCCAGGGGCAGGAGACCGACACTGCAGAATTGTTCCCTACAGCACAATTCACTAGTGCTCCCACCAGGAAAAcgggtgccccccaccccttcctatCTGATTGTAGGGCCAGGGGAGGCCAGAACACCTCACAGGAGGCACTTAAGGTGAGGGCAACCCCTTTACCTTTTCCAGATTATAGGTGAGTTCATAATCTGAGTTCACAAAGAGGATGTTCTCGGGTTTGAGGTCCGTGTGAGTGAGTTTATTGTCATGCAGAACTGGGGAGGAAAACATGATCAGAGTCAGAGTCCATTAAACCCAGCTGACACCGACACCAGTTTGCAGTGGTCGGTGAATGTGGTTTACATTGTCAGAcactgctccagcccagggtgcAGGGAACTGGAGCTGATGGGCTCCACACACAGAGCTGTGGGACACAGGAAGACAGGGTACCCAGGTCTGTTGCACCTCTCTGTCCCCATCCCACATGATTACTGCTCTTACAGAGACGGGTAAAGGAGGGTGGGTTCACCACAATGCACCATTTTCCTTCTCTTGGTAGGCAGGGTGGGCTTGGCCTTGGAATCTGCAGAAGGGAGCCCCTTCTAGTGATGGGGTGCCCTGGGCCTATCAGATGCAGAGCTGGCACAGGTGTGGCCCAAAGATCCTCCCGACCCATCCTGTCAGGGAGGGGAGCGGCTGCCACTCACATTTCACAGCCTGGCACACCTGGTAGGCCATATGCCGCACTTGGTGGATGGGGTAGGGCAAGTAGTTGTTGTCCTTCAGAAAGTCGAAGGTGCTGAGCCCCAGCAGCTCAAAGGAGATGCACATGTGGCCATGGTAATCGAACCAGTCAAACATCTGCACACACAGGCTGAGAGGAGACACTTCTGTTAGAGACGGTCCTAGTCCTCCCCGGCCATTCCCCACCCTCCGACGGGGCACAGAGCAGCCAAGACTGACCCCAACCCTACAATACTTTGAACAATGAACTCAGGACCCCAgtacggcagcctgggatggcacTGCCGCCCCACACCCTGCCATGGGCTGCCAGGCAGCTCCCTAGCAGCTGGAGGGCATACGGCTAGGATGACACTGCCTCCCTGGCCCCACCACAGCAAGACACTCACTTCTTATTCTCTGGATCCTTCTCATTGATTTTCTCCAGCACGTTGATCTCCAGCCGAGCAGCCTCTTTATACTTCTCCACGTTTTTTATGATTTTTAGGGCAACGCGTGCGCCCcctctggggagaggaaggaagaaagcaagGTCACTGTGGAGCTGAGCCCACACCCTGGGGAAGGGATGTCATGGACTAGCCAGGTCCAGCAGAGATTTTGGTTGGCTGGACAGTGCAGGCTGAGATGGTGGGTTTATTCCACTACAAACAATCACAAGACCCACCATTGTATCCCACACCATATGGGATCAGCAGTGGGTGCCTACTGATCCACACTGGATTTGAACTGGAgtccaggagggagagggctcATCTCCCCACAAAAGCTCCAGCCTTTACACACACATTCAGCTGGTTGCCCGCCCACCGTGCGAGCCCAGTCAGCACACTTACCTCCGGTGATccacacactgcaccactctgccaAATGTGCCTTCCCCTAAGGTGCTAATAATCTCatctgagagggagagagagagagaaggcgaCATGAGGGGGTGAGCAGGACCTGGGTGCAGCGCATACACAAGGCAGAGGAGAATGCATTGCAACACCTAGCCTGCACACAGCTTGAGACACCAGTGCAGCAGAATGCTGACACCGGCTGCACAAGGCAACTGCCCTAGTTCCCTGGTATTTTGGTAACAATGCAAAATAGAAAATTAATATCTTTAAcgaaagggaaggagggagggaagggggttttctctttaaaaacaatgaaaataaaacagaacagaaagataaGACAGATCTGCGACTGCGATGGGAGCTTAACTAGAGAGCTAAATTATGTTACGATTCGGCTGTACATCTTTCTTGTAGCCAGTCGCCGACGCGATAGATCAGATGCCCCTCGTCGTCGTCCTCCACACTCTTGGCCCTTCTGCTGCTCTGTCGACTCCGCTGCTGGCCCAGGCAGACAGGGAATTCATCATTCACCAGCCAATCAGATTTTCAAACCAGCGCAGCAGCCAGCGTCACACATTGGTTGGTTTGGAAATTCACATGGTTGTTTGAGGAGGGGTTGCAGGAGGAGATTCCCAGCCAATTCATACGGCACAGAGGAATATATAACGATAGGGATATTGCAAGGGAACATGTCAAGATACAACACACTagctcagaaaagaaaaaaacagtttgCTTTTCTTtgtagcaaaaaaagaaaaaaaaaaaaggaaaaaacctaCAAACAGCCCCCCCCGAACCAGTGCAAGAGCGAAGACCAGAACAGGGGCGAGCGGAAGGGGTAGTGAGAGGGAGGGGCCAGCTGCTCTCACTCCTCTGGGGCTTTGGAGAGGAGCAGTGCTGACGTTCAGGTCCTGGGTCACTGCCAAGAGAGCACACGGTCACCAGCCAAGTGTTCGGTGACCACAGGGAGGGGCTCACATCAGCCCCACATCAGCCGTCAAGGAAAGGCAGTGGCAGACGGCGTGCTGGGAAATCTGTCACAAGTAAAGGGCCAAACTGCCCCTGCACAGACATCCCCACCCTTTTCCAacagccttccccaccccaacacGAAAGGAAGAACTAAGAGGTTTACAAAGCACAACGCTGCATCCAGAACCAGACAGACCTTGTGAGTAACAACCCCCGAGGCAGATCAGAGACCTCTTCATCTGCCCTCCCCTAACCAAACTGGTCCTGGAGAGACTAACCCCCCAGAGAAAAGGAGCACAAAGTGGAATGGGCACAGCCTGGGATGAGGTCAGATGAGAGACTTGCATCAGAGAAGAGAGAGTTCCTGTTTTCAGTTCTTCTTCAGCTAAGTAACCCCACACTTGGGAGCAAAGAGCCAGCAGCCTGGGGGCCCTATCTCCAGCCCAGGACTCCCATCCTAGTCCTGGAACAGCCCTGAACATGCAGCCAGGACACCAAGTGGAGACAGAGTATCTTGAGCCTAAAGAAAACGGAAGGCAAGCAGCAGCGTAGGCAAGAGGAAGAAGGCTGGGGACCCTACGCTGGAAAAAGCCTGTTGCCTCCATCTGAACTGACTGGTCCACATGCCAAACTGTTTTGCCAGAGCCCCCTGAACAACATCTTAAATAGCAAGGGCCCACCCAACAGAAGCTAAGGGATGGCTCTACTGCTCAAACACAAGAGCTGAGCACCCCAGGGACCAGGCCTCCTGCTACAGCACCACTCCAGTGGGGATGCCaggcactggggctgcaggggccagtCCTTCAGTCACAGTGATACTGAGCTTTCTGAGGCAAGGACCATCTTATCTCCTCCATGCTGCCCGGCACAGAGACCCTGCCGCTTGATTGCGGCCCTTAAGCAGTACTGCGATACAGACAACACACACAACTACAACAACAGCACCCTACTGAGGGACAGGAGATGGGAACGACAGTCACAGCGTCACCGCCTGGGGAAACAAGAGGTGGGGGCTGCACAGACCCACATGGGTTGCACTGGGCCCCATTGGGCGCCCAGCTCCTCTCCTGGCTTCTCCTACTGGAGGGTGGGTAACCCAAGAGGTGCCCGAAAGCTGCCTGGGCCCATCAGGctcagggcagctgctgcactggcGCATCAGGACGGCGGATGGGAGCAGCTGCCTGCACTAGATTTTTCTATGCATTTCACAAGCTGAGTCTGAGACTGTGTAAGAAAGTAAGTGAGTGTCCTACTTACCAAGCGCGCAACCTGGGAGAGAAAGGTTACAGGGAAAGATCTGGAGTTACAGGTTACTCACCGATGAGGAGCGGCTAAAGGACCGGCTGCGGCGCCGTCTCCGCCTGTGCTTATTACGCCGGCTGCTTTTGCAGCTCCGGTAGCTGCCGTCATGGTCCCGGGAGCGCCGGTACTCATAGGAGTGGCGGTACTCAGTTTCATAGTAGGCTTCCCCTCGTTCACGGCTGTAGTCATTCCGCCTGTAGCTGTCACAGTAGCGCCTGTCATAGGCTCTCCTGTCCGAAGAGTTGTCGtcatagctgggggtggggaagaagagtAATTGGAACATGATTGGGCCCAgctggaaagcagcagcagcagcaagccccaGCTTCCCTGAGTTGGGGCTGCCCTGAGTTCAGGCTTTAGTGACTGCTCACATGCTCCCCCAGGAAGGACTAAAGcagctctccccacagccccattggcaATAGTCTTCCAGACACCATCCTATGCCTGCTGGCATCAGTGCACTTCCCCCCAAATGACTGGCAGGGGGCAGCCAGTCAGTCTTTCCTCCAAACTGGGGCACCAAACTTGCCAGGCCACCTAGCTGGCAGAAACTGAGCTGACTGCAACTTCCTTCAGTGCAGTTACAGGGGTGCAGCCAGGGTCCCAGCCTGCCCCCGGCACTCACCTCCTGGAGCGAACGTGGTAACTGTCTTCCCGCCGGTGCCGCCGGTCACGCTCACTGCTGCTTGACCGGGACCGCGTCCGCCGCCTCTTGTGCTTGCGACTTCTGTAGCGCTCGTGATAGCTGCCTCGGCTGCTGCGCTCTGACGAGCGGTACCTTCTGGAGTGAGGCATCTAGAGGAGAGGGCAGAACCAGCAGGTGACCTCCAGGGTGTCTGACAAGAGAGAAAGCCTGAGTGGAACTGACCCCCAGACGAGTGTCACACAGAGCAGCAAAATGAGAAATTGTCCAAAAGAGCAATGGGTCAGAAACCAACCTCCCCCCATGCCCCTTTGGAAGAGGTGACAAACCCCCCCAGGAAGGCCCATCTCTGTCAGCAGTTCAGGAGCTACCATTTCACCAGGCTAGCTGCTGCCCCAGGACACCTCCCAGAGACCCATCCATCCCAAAGACAGCACCACCAGCTGCTGGAACACGAGTACAAGCCCTGCCTGACTGGGGCTACGTCTGGACTGTGCTAAGGGCTGTTGGACCACACACTGAATTGGGATGAAGACTCCAGCTCCAGACTTAGTTGCCAGAGAGctctctgccctaaagagctcCTGAGTAAGTATGACACCACCGAGTGTGATCAGAATGCATTACAGGGCCGGCATGGCCCCAGGAGAGAACGGGGAAAGAAGCTGGCTGGTCTGTAAAAACATCTCAATTCGCCCCGCAACCCATTTTGTACTGAAATAttgtttttctgaccagctctgagGGGTGGAGTGTGCCGTGTGCGCACGCGGGACACCATGTCACATGGTTGTGGGAGACTGCAGAGCAGGACTGGGCAGAGGGGCGAGGACAAGGGCAGCAACAGAGAGAGCTCTGAGGAGAAGCCAGTGCAGACTCAGTTGCATGTGACACTGATGGAGCAGTGAGAGGGGAAGGCAAAGCTGTCAGCAGTGTTCTGAGCATGCTACATGGGAGAGGCAGATTGCAGGGTGTTACTGCAGCAGGTCAAGGGCAGAGATGAACTAGgcccagtgcagggtgtgggggagtgaggatgGAGAGGGTTCAGAATCCTCAGCGCTATACTGGACATGAACATCCGCCTAGATCTGTTTTCACTTTGGTCTGTTTCCTCATTTACATTTCCCTTCCATCTCACCACCTCCCAGGAACGGATGCGCACAGCAGGACTCAATGAAATGCCATGCACGGAAGAGGACATTGCATTTGTCCAGTAGAATTCAGAGATACTGGCCTCCCCCTCTCAGATTCTGACAGTTTCCATTTGGGGCCTACACCCCGCATTTATCCAACACATGGCATCGGCAGCCCCAGAAAGTTAAGCCCAGCCTCTGGTGTCAGCTCTACATCAATGGAGAGTTCATCAAAAACACCCCCAGTCTCGTATTATCTCTAGTCAGAGCCTCTCTGAGTGAAGGCAGCTGGAGGGGGCTCTCTCAAATTCTGCCTGCACAGGGATAGGTTGCAAAAGTTACGGGAACTCACTAAGCACCTCAGTGTTCTCTGGAAGGGACAAAGCCCCAGGGACATGTCAGTGAGGGGTCCGGGTGTTGCAGGCTGGAAGAGTTGAAAAATACAAGCAAGTCTGGGAATCACAGCATTTTTTTTGGTTCTGGGCACAGGGTGTGATGTTCTGGGCACCCAGGGCAAGGTCAGATTCATGTCCTCAGAGGACCAGGACCAGGACTAGCCAGCTCCATACCAACACAGCCAAGCACTTTGCTCCCATCAAGTGAGCTTGATTCTATCAGCTGAACTCAACAGTAGAAGGAAACTTTCCAAACAAGGAAAGGCGAGGATGCCTGGGCTGCTCACTCATGTCTCTGAActgggcggggagaggggaagaTGTATCAAAGTacctctgtgctggagcagagccctaGGCtggtacacacacactctctggtGACAGGATCCatgctgctctctccttagcagAGTGCCTTTTCCCAGCAGAAGGGTCTGTACTACTCCCCATCCCCAAGTGAAGAGGctttggcagggccggctccagaccccagcatgccaagcgtgtgcttggggcggcatgccgcggggggcgctctgccggttgccgggagggcggcaggtggctccggtggacctcccacaggcaagctccAAGGGGAACCGTCTCGGGATATTGGCGTGCAATACAGCAGCAAGCAGGTCTTGTGAACAGGCCCCATAGGACCTGTACAGCAAGGCAATCACATGCCTCTTTGGGCACGCAGACACATTCCCAGGGTAGGCCAATTAAAATGCTAACGCTGGGCACTTCCTTGATGCCTTCTTTGCTCATTGGCTCTCAAAGTACCTCTCAAATATTTGCTAATTCAATCTCGCATgtctcccaccccccaaatgcAGGCAATAatcatctccatttcacagacagGAGAACTGGAGGGATGAAATGCCTTAAGTGGATTGTACAGCCACTGagaggcagaacccaggagttccaATTCTCAGTCCCCTCTGCTCTTGCCACCAGATTgcactccttcccagagccaggaagacAGCCATGCCCCCTGTCCCCCACACTCTTGCTAGCACCTCTAGATAACTCTGGCTCTGAAATATTAACTAGTAATTAATTGCTGCTGCCCGGTCTCCTCTGTCAGCATGTGAAATTAGAGCTCCCATCACCCACTACTGCTCACTCACATAACTTATTCATCCGAAGATTCACTGGTACACCTGGCTCATTTCTTGTACTTGCAACTTCACTGATATTGAAAGCAGGTGCACAGAGACATAAAATGGCTTCTGGCCAAAGGTGGTGGAGTCACCTCCTTATGAGTAAGTAAGCTAAAATATGGAGGGCAAAGCCAGGCCTCCCTGggcaacccacagctccctccctgctgggtAGCTTGGACTGCAAACAAACACTTCAAGCTCTGAAGCCAGGACACGAAACACAGTTCAAAGGCTGCAGCACCCATTTCACGGACAGGAGACACATTTCTCGTCTTTAATAAGAAATCAGCATTTCTGAGTTTCATCCTGGCAGCTATTCAGATGCCAAGTGATGCTCATTACAGGAAACCCAATCCAAGACCAGCATTAATGCTGGCTCACAAACCACAGCATGGTCACTGTAGAACAGTGGGGCTTCCTCGGAAAATGACAGCAGCCAGCAGAAGCTGTAAAGGGAGTGCCACTAAGCAAGGTGCCACTCTCAGGAACTGATACCCATTTTGAGCTATCATGTCATATTCCCGCTCACTGTGCAGTTATAAAAACCAGCAGAGAGACTGAAATGGAAACAGCAACCAGCTGCTGCTGATAGTGGTCCCTTCAGGGATCAACACCACCACTGTGAACATTTATACCGGGCTTTCCAAACACCACTGAATTAATCCAGACACCCCAGCAGACAGGAAAATGTCAAGATTCCCATctacagatagagaaactgaggcacaggggaagGAGAGTGCCATGGGCACAAAACAAGTGAGAGCTAGAATTAGAGCTCCACAATCCTAGCTCCCAAACCTCTGCTCTGATCCCAACCCtgatccctgctcccagccagcagtgaGCTCTGCTCAGTGCTCCACCTGGCCCTGGAAGCCCTTCGCTCTAGATCAGGCTGCAGAGCAACCCAGATCATATGAAcactgagcagccagcagggaggtAAAGCTGCTGGGTGTGTGCCTGCCACTGGGACAGGGTGGGCTGCTCCTAGAGACAGATCATAGGAAgcaccagccctgggatcccAATATTTTCAGCCCTGGCACCGGAGAAGGAGAAATGTGGCCCCACCACCTGCTCCCCACCAGCGATCACCTACACAGGCACCTGATCCTGTCTGGGGGCAGCAAGACCTCAACAGCAACGCCTGCTAGAGACAACCACCCGAGTCCCCCTGCAGAGCTGCCAGACCCCCCCGTCCCTCCCGCACCCCCTCAACTGCCAGACCCCCCCAGGCTGccagacccccccatccctcccgcaCCCCCTCAACtgccagacccccccacccccaaaactgcCAGATCCCCCTgtccttcctgcaccccctcaaCTGCCAGACCCTACCCCCGGGCTGCCAGATCCCCCCAAAACTGCCAGATCCCCccgtccctcccacaccccctcaaCTGCCAGACCCCCCCAAAAACTGCCAGACCCCCCccgtccctcccacaccccctcaaCTGCcagatcccccacccccaaaactgcCAGATCCCCCTGTCCTTCCTACACCCCCTCAACTGCCAGATCCCCCCCGTCCTTCCCGCACCCCCTCAACTGCCAGACCCCCCTGGACtgctagacccccccccccaaaacggccagccgcccggccccgcccccacaggcGAGCCCAGGCCCGGCCCGCACCCTCCTCGCAGCCAGCCCGGTGCGCTTGTCCCACAGGAAGTCCGTGTTGGCGGCCGTGGGCCCCCGGGGATCCGGGCCCCGCTCCGGCTGCTCGGGCTCCGCTCCCCGCCAGGCCCCGCGCCGGGCCCGCCTCCGCTCCCTCCGGATCCGGGGCCTCCCGATCAGGCCGCGCGCGCTCCCGAGTCCGCGGGGGCGGGCGCGCACGGCGACGGACACGGAGCCGAGCCCCGCCCGTACGTGGTACGGCCTAAGTGACGACCCCACCCGCCCGCATTACGTCACACAGgtggccccgccccagccccccacatctagagcccctcccccacttctgtgtccctgcagccccccacctctatagccccacccccacttccctgTGTCCCCTACAGCCCTCCCACTCctatacccccacccccacttctgtgtCCCTACAGCCCCCCATAACCACAACCCCCATAACCCCCACTTCCCTGTGTccctgcaaccccccacccctatgcccccacccccacttctgtgtCCCTACAGCCCCCCAACCACAACCCCCGATAACCCCGACctctgtgtccctgcagccccccacctcTACAGCCCCCCTGTATTTccctgtgtccctgcagccccctatAGCCCCACTtctgtgtccctgcagcctcccactcctatacccccacccccactgctgtccctacagccccccaaaacccccacccccacttccctgTGTCCCTGCAACCTCCCACCCCTATAGCCCTACCCCTACTTCCCTGTGTCcctacagcccccaccccaccccacccttgtaGGGATAGCTAagagtttgagcattggcctgctaaacccagggttgtgagctcaacccttgagggggccacttagggatctggggcaaaaattggtcctgctagtgaaggcagggggctggactcaatcacctttcagggtcccttccagttctaggagactggtatatatTATGTTTTTACAGCCCCCACATCTCCTACAGTCCCCCCTCCCTACAGATGGTCCCagttccagccccacctccctacATCCTGCCTCCCCAGCTACAGTCC
This genomic window from Mauremys mutica isolate MM-2020 ecotype Southern chromosome 17, ASM2049712v1, whole genome shotgun sequence contains:
- the LOC123351413 gene encoding dual specificity protein kinase CLK2 isoform X2 → MPHSRRYRSSERSSRGSYHERYRSRKHKRRRTRSRSSSSERDRRHRREDSYHVRSRSYDDNSSDRRAYDRRYCDSYRRNDYSRERGEAYYETEYRHSYEYRRSRDHDGSYRSCKSSRRNKHRRRRRRSRSFSRSSSRSRQSSRRAKSVEDDDEGHLIYRVGDWLQERYEIISTLGEGTFGRVVQCVDHRRGGARVALKIIKNVEKYKEAARLEINVLEKINEKDPENKNLCVQMFDWFDYHGHMCISFELLGLSTFDFLKDNNYLPYPIHQVRHMAYQVCQAVKFLHDNKLTHTDLKPENILFVNSDYELTYNLEKKRDERSVKSTAIRVVDFGSATFDHEHHSTIVSTRHYRAPEVLLELGWTQPCDVWSIGCIVFEYYVGFTLFQTHDNREHLAMMERILGPIPSRMIRKTRKQKYFYHGRLDWDENTSAGRYVRENCKPLRRYLTSEAEDHHHLFDLIESMLEYEPSKRITLAEALKHPFFDMLKTEPSPKVWDSSRDISR
- the LOC123351413 gene encoding dual specificity protein kinase CLK2 isoform X1 — translated: MPHSRRYRSSERSSRGSYHERYRSRKHKRRRTRSRSSSSERDRRHRREDSYHVRSRSYDDNSSDRRAYDRRYCDSYRRNDYSRERGEAYYETEYRHSYEYRRSRDHDGSYRSCKSSRRNKHRRRRRRSRSFSRSSSQRSRQSSRRAKSVEDDDEGHLIYRVGDWLQERYEIISTLGEGTFGRVVQCVDHRRGGARVALKIIKNVEKYKEAARLEINVLEKINEKDPENKNLCVQMFDWFDYHGHMCISFELLGLSTFDFLKDNNYLPYPIHQVRHMAYQVCQAVKFLHDNKLTHTDLKPENILFVNSDYELTYNLEKKRDERSVKSTAIRVVDFGSATFDHEHHSTIVSTRHYRAPEVLLELGWTQPCDVWSIGCIVFEYYVGFTLFQTHDNREHLAMMERILGPIPSRMIRKTRKQKYFYHGRLDWDENTSAGRYVRENCKPLRRYLTSEAEDHHHLFDLIESMLEYEPSKRITLAEALKHPFFDMLKTEPSPKVWDSSRDISR